In Aedes albopictus strain Foshan chromosome 3, AalbF5, whole genome shotgun sequence, the genomic window ggaagcaattcctaagcgaaccccggaacaattcctggagaaagtcctggaataattcctggtggagttcttgaaaaagttccaggtggaaatcctgaagaaatcccaagaagagttcctaagggaatccttgaaggaaaacctTGGATTGggattacctgtttggtggatttttacacccggaacaggtggtccgtagtgctatttcaagccggcagctacacgggcagacCTGTTGTCATACTGAGGAATTACATTTAAATACTCAAAACGTCAAAACTGAATGTTAAAGAGGATGTTGACCATCAAaagaaaacgtaaaaaaaatacaattcaaaCAAGTCTTCTAACACTAATATATTATAAACTATTAGGGAATGTATCGTTTTGGCTTTTTTGTCAGAAATACGCGGAACAAACTTCCTTTCATTTGGTAAATCAATCCAATAATCCTTTGTACATCAACGATGGCATCTCAGCGCGAACAACTTCCAAGTATGATTCATTCCCGAAGCCAGGATTTTCACCACGACCTTTGCTCAGATCGTCGAATGTATTTTCGGTCAACTGAACATGTTTGAACTGCTCAAACACAACCACATGGAACACCTCtgcaaacaaatgaaatcaattaGTGTTTGAAATGTATGGAACAAAACACTCGATTACCCAAGTACCCCTTCTTCAACAATTCCATGTGCAAATCAGCCAGCGTCGGAACACAGCCCAAGAACCCGAGCTTGTTCAAAATCAGGACAAAGTGTTGGTAATACTCGTAGATGATTTCCTTGCGGTAGGTTTTCTTCGTTTCGTGATCCACTACCAAATCCACCAAACTGATAACGTCGATGGCCGGCGATCCCCAGTGACAGCATTGGTAATCGATCAGCATCGAGTCCTTGATTCGGCCGTTCGGCGATTTCTTGTGCAGCAAGTTCTTCCAGTGCAAATCGGCATGGTTGAGAACGTTGTATCCGGAGTCTTTGGCGTTCGCTGTGTAAACCTGTTGGATCTTTTTCTGTGTAGTTCCTTTGAGATTTTGAAACTTTGCAGCAAACTTTTCGCAATCGGCCCATCCCTGGACAGCGTCACAGAAGGCATCAAAACTCTTGTAGAATATGGAGAAGGCGCCGCCATCTGCTTTTGTGAACATATCGATGCAGTTTTTCGATAGATCCATCGACTGGAAACATAAATAAGGTTTAGTAATTTATTTAATGGGATTACAACATTCTATCAGTTTACCGATTGGTTCAGAAAGTATGACGCCGCATGGAATTTCGCTACGTTTCTGATTGTGGGTAGTGCTTCCTCATAGCTGGTGATGAGCTCCCGGCCAGTGAGCCAAGCCTTTGGTGATACGTCTTCGAGGATAATAATCGTATGAGGTTTGTGAGACGCGTGGATCAATCTATTTAAATAAAGATATCGTTTGAGAAATTGTTTCAATCCTCCGAACTGTGTGCGTaaaatacactcccgatcaaatgtTAACAGTCTCGTGTAAGCATGGTACTCTTGACCGTTTGGTGCCGGAGGGATATTATATTATTCGAAGTCGTATGTTCCACGATACTCCCCGAGCacaagggaataacaacagcataaggagctgtgttatttgggcaaaataactgaataataaaatcgattatttttaagttattaccataatatattgtgttataaacttgtctgtcataagcggcaaaataacaaattccataacaaaaaaatgttcctggaaaaccatttcaataacttgttttgttagtttcaataacaacttaataacagtgaattcggaaaatatttcaataacaaattttgatattaatatgttattgataataatcggagagcagaatttgctatgataccaaactcgttactaaataagttataatacttattataacAAGTGATAACAAGTTTCTGAAGGGATGTACACTTTAGCATAAAAGTGAAAGTGGTTCCAGTTTTAGCTGATTATTTGCTGTTCCCATTACACCTTAAATCACCCAGTGTGCATAATTCGATGGCTCAACAAGTGGATTAAACAATCAACCGAGAAATCGCCGCTACTTAATGCGAAATTGAGCgttaagttattattttttttggcgCTATCCACGTTATTGTTCTACGATATAAGCCCTTCAGAATATTCATCAATCGCTGATCATCGCCATCCACCAACAAAAGCTATTGTGATGAGCCAAAACAAATCGACCAAAACAAATCAACCGATTACTCGGTCGGTTTCTACATCGTCTGTGTACGGCGATGGGAATAACAACAAGCGACCAAGAGATGATATGCAAATCGATGACGATCCTAACTGCGATTTGCTAAGCAAAATTCAGCAGATGTTCTCGATCTCGAACGCAAAAATTGAAGCTAAGATCGATGCAAGCAATGCCAAGCTAGAGGATAAGATCGTTGAAGTGGAGAACATGCTGTTCGCTTTAAAAGCCGAGTGTACGTCGAGCATCAGTAGTATTTCTTCGGCGGTAACGGAGGTTCGAGATGAGCTCATTTCGACTGTTCGACGATTGGATCGATTGGAGAAGGCTAGTGATCTCATTATCTCCGGCATTCCCTATGCGACGAATGAGAACCTGATGGATTCATTCTTCAAGTTCGCTGCGGTCCTTGGTTACAACGAAGTGGATCGACCCATAGTGGACCTGAAACGGTTGCAGAGATTTCCAATTCCAGTCGGAACAACCCCACCAATTGTCTGCCAGTTTGCAATGAAAAACGCGAGGGATTCATTCTACGGCCGCTATCTGCGAACGAGAAATTTGTCGCTACGTCATCTAGGTTTCGACAATGATCGGAGGGTTTTCTTTAACGAAAACCTTACTCAACATGATAGGGACATCAGAACAACTGCGATCAAATTAAAGAAAAACGGAGCTCTCAAGAACGTTTTTACTCGTGATGGGATCGTTTTTGTTCAGCGCTTAAATGGATCCAATGCTGAGCCGGTCGTAGACATCAAACAACTTGCTGTTCACAAATCTTCAAACCTTTCCAAATAGTTTTTCTCTTCCTTCCCTCAGTTCTCCATGTCTCCCATCATTTGCACTCCATGTATCCACCCACTCCTGAAAGTCATCATACTTTGAAGTAACCTTTATCCAAGAAGCTTGTCTTTTCCTTCATATGCAGTTTCCATGCTTCCATCCTCAAGTTATTCCCGTGAATCCTTCCAGTCCTGAAAGTCAAAGTCTATGCTGTCGTCCGaaactgttgctgctgctgttggtgcaAGGTGCTGTTGCTGAACCGTTGCTGCTGCTGATTGGAGATGTTGCTGTTGCTATACGGAGGGTGTTGCTGCTGTTGGGAGGACTGAAactatgtttattttttttttcttgtacacTGCTGGTGGTGTTTACACTGTTAATCAATACCTTGGGATATATAAACAATCCATTTTGCTTTTAGAACTAAAACTGAACTTCAAGACTAAATGAAATATTGATGATTGTAGATTGTAGTTTTAATTTTTCTTTGTTCATTATTGCATGCGGGATGGTTTCTTTTGGCAGACTTTCTTCAAAGCTTAGTTTGATCACATTTTTTGACTATGGCTAATGTTCTAGATGTTAATGCTTCTCTGAGCACTGCGATTCCAAGAATTGTTCTAAATGCTGCGTTACAAAATGATCATTTGAATGTCGTTCACATCAACGTTCAGAGCCTTGTAGCTCGTAACTTCACGAAATTGGATGAGCTGCGAATGGTTTTTTGTAAAAGTAAAGTCGATGTAATATGTTTCACCGAAACATGGCTCAATAATACAATCAGTGATGTTATGATCGAAATTGACGGATATAACATTATTCGGAATGATCGGAATCGTCATGGTGGTGGTATTTGCATATATATAAGAAAGAATTTTGGTTATCGTGTCGTTGCAAAGTCACAATTTATCATTGACAATTACGGTGAAACTGAATATCTAGCAGTGGAAATCAAAAGTCGTAACGAAAAATTActgctaggtgttatttataaccCACCTACTGTTGATTGCTCTGAGACTATCAATGATTTACTGAAAAATTTCACTGTTCGATATGATAGTACTTTTTTCATTGGTGATTTTAATACCGATTTATTAAATTCTTCATTTCGTTCAAGGACCTTTAAAGAAACGCTCGAAAGTTTATCATATGTTTGTGTTAATGCTGAACCTACTTTTTTCCATCGAACAGGTTGTTCTCTACTAGATCTAATTCTAActgattctccagaaattgtcaCGAAACAAGATCAGCTTTCCATGTCAGGGGTTTCTAACCATGACATGGTTTTTTGTTCAATACGCGTTTTTCAAGAAAATAGGAATTCTATTGTAACTTATCGCGATTATCTTAATTTTGACTCAACTCTGTTGCAGGAAGCATTTCTGAGTATTGATTGGAACTTTTTCTTCGCTCAAACTGATCCCAATGAATTGCTTCACTTTATGAATTACCATTTACTTCTTCTCCATGACAATCATATACCTATAAGACGCAAAAGAAATAATGCTAATCCATGGTTTAGTAATGCCATTTGCTGCGCGATTATCGATCGTGACTTCGCTTATAGAACTTGGAAACATTCCAAATCTGAAATTGATAGAAATACCTATAAACGGCTAAGGAATAGAGTGAATACTATGATATCTCAAGCTAAAATCGAATGTGACAGACTTAAATTTAATGCTGATTTGCCAAGTAAGCAACTATGGCGCAATATCAAAAAGTTAGGAGTTACTAAGGAATGTAGTTTTGCCAACGAAGATTTTGCTGCAAATGAAATAAATGACTATTTTACATCAAACTTTACCGTTGATCCTTCATCAGAGCCTGTGCCATCGACTGTGCAAGGCTTTAACTTCGTCCAAGTTGTGGAACACGACATTGTTAACTGTGTTTTTTCAATCAAATCAAATGCAGTGGGCATTGACAATATACCTATTCAATTTATCAAAATACTATTACCCTTGGCTTTGCCCATGTTTAAGCATCTCTTCAACTCTATAATCAAAACCTCAATATTTCCAAAACCCTGGAAAAGTGCGAAAATCATCCCAATCAAGAAAAAAGGTAATTGTTCTTCCATTAGTAATTTGCGTCCTATTAGTATCCTTAGCGCACTttctaaagtttttgaaaaattaattaaAGCTCAAATTTCTAAGCATGTCATTGACAATAATTTGCTACACCCACTTCAATCTGGATTCAGAAGTAATTTTAGCACAAATACAGCTTTAATTAAGGTTCATGATGATCTGGCTCAGGCAATAGATAAAAGAGGTGTGGCCATACTTTTGCTAATAGATTTCGCCAAAGCATTCGATCGAGTGTCACATTGTAGATTAGTGAATAAACTAATAAATAATTTTAGTTTCTCTCAGTCTGCTGCTAATTTGATAACATCATATTTGAGTGATAGATGTCAAGCCgtgtttttcaatgttttatcTTCTTTTAGTTCGATTAAGTCAGGGGTTCCACAAGGATCTGTCCTGGGACCCTTATTATTCTCTCTTTTTATTAACGATCTTCCTAATTCCTTGCGTTATTGTTCAATTCATCTGTTTGCGGATGATGTACAAATTTATTTCACCGTTACTGGTGAATTCATTATAGATGATGTTGCTAGGAAAATTAATAATGACTTAAGAAGCATCTTTGCATGGTCCATAAATAACTTACTTGCTGTAAACACATCTAAAACTAAAGCTATTATGATATCGAGACTCAGAAACCCTCCTcaaacacctgtgcttgttttTGATGgacaaataattgaattctttgaaaaagttgATAATCTTGGAATTGTTTTTACATCTAATTTATCTTGGGATGCCTTTGTTAATACTCAATGTGGAAAAATCTATGGTGCACTCAAAAGGTTACAAATGGTGAGCAGACATTTCGAAACTAgtatgaaaatcaaacttttcaaATCTCTTATTCTTCCTCATTTCATGTATGGCGAATTTGTTTATGGTAATGCTTCTGTGGCATCTTTAAACAAACTAAGAGTGGCACTCAACTCGTGCATTAGGTATGTTTTTAATTTATCTCGATATTCTAGTGTTTCACAGTTCCATAAAACATTGATAGGCTGTAACTTTGGCAACTTCCATGATTTCAGAATTTGTGTACAACTGTTCAAAATCATTAAGACTAAGGAACCACCGTATTTGTATAGTAATTTGCAATTCTTAAGGAATACTAGAACGCGTAGCTTGCTTATCCCTCAGCATTCAACGACGTATTATGGTAATTCAATGCTCATGAGAGGCATTTCTCTTTGGAACCGTTTGACACCTAATCTTAAAATGTCCATAAGTTTGAAAAGCTTTAAAGAGGGTTTGCTAGAGGAGCTTGAACGTATGCAATAAATGAATTTTATTATAGTCAGTTCAGAAACTTGAAATTAGATAATAAGTAATTTGTTAGTATGCTATATCCCACCAGTGTGTAACATTCAAATAAGGAGTTTTCCTTACGTTACATGAGtatatcaataaataaataaataaaattgttcgctttgtctcacaaacccgccaatcacatgaggttcatcaccctgacgtaagaaatattttcaaatgatcaaaaaatactatattcagcttttaattcattctaagagatttgaagtcacaagataatcgaacttttgtaatttctatattatcaaatacgaggGCTTCGATTTCcccctgtaatttataaacttttATACTTTAATTCTTTTCAAagcacgtgtgacctttgttttttttatcagcatagaaactgaagaatttttagaatgctcaacagttttgcagaattttttttgggatattggaaatattgtacagattattacaatttttctggaaagattgttttaattcttccgatttttccctggattcgaGAATTAAATTCTTATAttcttcgaatattcctcctaaaatctacaagaattccttcaaaaattttgctataatttctcctgaacttcctctgatgattcctacaggactttcaccagaaatttttgcaatatttttttctaaaattcctctatttatttctctttaggattccgtcaaaaactccttttatgtttatcaaatgactttgtcattaaattcttctaaaaatttgtcAGCTGATttaatcataaacttttccataaatgattccaaaaatcttccagaaatttctccgagagttctttgacggaatctttcatggattttcaaagactcctctagaaattcctccagaatcctgcatagaatcccttcaagagttacttcagaatttcctgtgatcattagtcctgaagttcatcttaagattttctgaaaatttgtttgaggatttcaccatgagtttttctgaaggattctccaggagtttttcaaaaagttctgttaagaatcctaataattgctcagaagaattaacttcggaatttctaagaaaattgcgccagtagttctcttgaagacttctccagggatttatcgaaagattcctccagaatttccaagtgcttatccgaaaattatttaaggaattcttaaaaggattcgttcaggaatttgctTTTTAACTGtataaaaatggaacaacacaaagggacaggtcataattgtcgaattgttgctgtgatttcaaaacttgttactgttgtgctattgttaataagttgatcaatagta contains:
- the LOC109422704 gene encoding uncharacterized protein LOC109422704; its protein translation is MGQHNADELQAPSWLNNQFLLEVIRKAQNDQSLTLCHGCKLRPGTNAGDHYASIMFRTTVHYRSARYHKEQAISLIMKLPAQAEGFKKDLLEGNGLFETEMRMYSEVLPAMSKALKEVGEHLEVPRLIHASHKPHTIIILEDVSPKAWLTGRELITSYEEALPTIRNVAKFHAASYFLNQSSMDLSKNCIDMFTKADGGAFSIFYKSFDAFCDAVQGWADCEKFAAKFQNLKGTTQKKIQQVYTANAKDSGYNVLNHADLHWKNLLHKKSPNGRIKDSMLIDYQCCHWGSPAIDVISLVDLVVDHETKKTYRKEIIYEYYQHFVLILNKLGFLGCVPTLADLHMELLKKGYLEVFHVVVFEQFKHVQLTENTFDDLSKGRGENPGFGNESYLEVVRAEMPSLMYKGLLD